AACACTCTGTTTGAACTTGACAGCAATCTTCCTCGACATACCCTCTCCCTTGTTATTGCGAGCTTCAACAGATTCAAATCCCTTAGTCTTTtcaacctcctctctctttccctaaaaCTCACCTCACTTAGCCAATTACCCGACTCCTGAAAATATTAATCTTTTCTAAGCCAAAATCTCTTTTTAGCCTCCTCGAGAGACACGCTAAGCCCTATACTTCCTCCACTTCAAACTCGACCCATCTGCCAGTTCGCTTTCCTTCCTACATGCACAAACTGATGATGTGAAGGTATTGATTTATATACATAATTGTGTGTAGTAGGCTCATTCACTTCAAGGATCCAAGTTCAGGTAGGCTACTCTACATTTGCAATAAACTGAATGCAAATCCAAGCGTTCATTCTTCTTTTTACACACTTTATGTTTGGAATGTTTTGTAATTAACTGCTGATTTGAACTGAATGAAAACGATATACAATGAACACATAGCTTGGAGATCCgcttgtacatttttttttatttagctcATCTTGTTTTACAGAAGTATTGTGAATGTTAAAGACCAACTGAACAACTGCTCATCTGACTGAAACTTCCCTTTATCTACTCATCATTACTGAAGGTAGCACCACTTATATATTAAtcaagtacatttacattacaagAAGAATCCAGTGGTAATGTTAATACTCATACGAATACTTATCTAATATAGTAATTCAGCAGAATACTGTTAAAAAAATCCAAGCGCAAAATAGACTCACAGATAAACGTAAGCCTTTGTTGTCACTGGATGTAAAGAGAGACAGTCCTTTATTAAGAGACAAATATCAAGTCCTTTATTGGACATGTCATTTGACACAGCATTTGACAAAGTAGCTGGACTATTGACTGTGTtccagagacatagagacagcacTAGGCTAGCAACCATAGACGTATTATGTATGTGCATAATTGCTATCAAAATGCTGTCCAATAGGTCTTGACTCCACATGAGTTCTTGAACAAAAGTGTTGGGTCCAACAAAGTGATTCATCAATTTGCAATGAGTGAAAGACTTGTCATTTGACCGTTCAATTTTTCTTTGGGGAAAAGGGGTACATTTTCATGCATAGGAATACTTACAGGAAAATCGAATCAACAGGTAAAAGCTTTAACGAAAGTAATCTGAATTCACTGAAATGATTCTTATTTTACAAATACCAATGGAAATATGTGATactgtgtattatatttaaataaaTGTGAGTCAATGTTCACAAACAATATATCTTGAACAGTGGTGATAGGATATGAGTTTGTTTTAATTAAACCATTTAATATGAACCATGCTTAATTGTTGTAAAAATAACAATTGAATTCAAGGGATATCATTAGCTTCCtagctaaaatgtaaaaaatagaaAAGTACCAATCTTCAATAGCGGAAAACATTAGCAGTCTCAAAGCCAACAAAGTCACTCAAATTAGTATTTGTGTCAAAAAGAAACATAAAAATATCACTTGTTAATAGCGACTGCGTTTCTTTTGAATCAGAATTGCTACAATCCAAAGAAACGCACAAGGTTCCATTTTGCTGTTGCTCTGCCCAGACAAGACGATTGGGCTGGATTAGGACTGCTTGACTTTGTTCTTTTCCTGGACATTGATGTGTTCTTCcctgctctcctccctctcgGGCCGGTCCTCACTCTGGCGGGCAATGAGCAGTCGGCAGGTGAGCAGAATACCAAAGACCAGAGCATGAGCGTATCGTTTCAGGGGGTCTCCTACTAACTGGTGGAAGAAAAGGACCGCCAGCATGACCAGCAAGAGCAGGAAGTTAGCCACATCCTTGGGTCTCCCTGGCACCAACGTCAGAACCACACCACAGCCCACCTCTAGTGAGCCAATGATCTTACGGAGCAGCACCGAACTGATACCCATCTTCTTTAGGCCTGGCAAGGCCTTTGCGTAGCTTTTGTATGCCCTTTTCTAAAGAAAAAAACGTGAGAGAGAACATTTCAGCATTAATTTTCATAGATATCAAAGAGAGAACTTGCTCATTATTAGTGGTATactataggctacagtatataCTTTCTCCGATTTGTAGAACCTGTAAAGAAGTTCCAGTTCTACATCAAAAGTTGGAGTGAGAGGATACATTTAATGTCTTAATAGAAATTACgcattgcctcttatccactcgtcgtgcccttatgccatagtttgtacatcccaattgtcagtagaaacgaCGTTTGTTTAAGGAAGtgagccatatcagctatgttcttttaaaaggcagtaaatgaggctgaatgaactgtttcgctgccagacaaggctccgctgacagccaggtgtagcagtggtaaggattcactccatggtccTGAAAAGAAAGCTCTACTGTTGGGACAGCTTAATGTAGGCCCCatcagtttgtgggcaccgtttgtcaccgttatagtgcaattcatgttttgtttagtgttgtgtagtgtagtggctttgctggcatgcatctaaacattgttttgttgttgttgagtttgccccaccaagatgtacatgctaaaatcgccactgacaCTGACAGATGTTTTTCTGTTGTTTTTCACAAAATAGTCTAACTATAGGGTTTAAGAGTTATACTCGTAAGTAGCCTATGCAAGCACCACCAAAACCACTGTCCTTGATATCGGCCTATTACTTAAAATATTCAATcgttggggcctcccgagtggtgcagtggtctaaggcactgcatcgcactgctagaggtatcactacagatctgggttcGATCACGGGCTATTTCgctgccggccgcgaccgggagacccatgaggcggcacacaattggcccagcttcgtccgggttaggggagggtttggctggccgggatgtccttgtcccatcgcgttcTAGCGActactgtggcgggccgggcacatgcacgctgacacggttgccagatCGCatgcacattggtgcggctggcttcctggttaagcgagcagtgtcaaGAAGCCATGCGGCTTGGCGGCGTCaggttttggaggacgcatggctctcgaccttcgcctctccctagTCCGTactgggacaagactgtaactaccaattggatatcactaaactggggagaaaatggggtaaaaagtacaaaaataaataaataataataatactcaaTGACCAAAATATAGGCTAATGAAGGGGCCTATTCGCCATATAATAAGAATTACGTTAGAACATATATGAATGACGAGAAGAGCACAGATGAGCATTAACATCATTGGTAGGGAGAGACTCAACATCAGCCCCACACCGGCAGGTGCACCCCTAGCTGATTAAACTCAACTCCACGATTTGCAATGGGGTTGAGTGGGGGCTAGTGTCGGCGGACTGGAGCTCCGACATCACATAAAAGGACGTTTTTAACAAAAACGACTCATTTCAGCACCCAAAGAATAGCTCTCAATTACACAGAACAATGTCGTGATGTCGGAGCTCCAGACCGCCCACAGTAGCCGCCGCTCAACTCCATCGTAAAGAGTTTAATCGACTGGTCGGCTAGTGAATCCCAGATTTTGACTGTAGAATTTGTTCGAATACGCTGCCAAGGCTAAAATGTACCTTCAAATACCGTTTTTTAAGTCATCTTTGGCTAATAATAAGAAATAATTCGCCATAAAACACTACTGAACAAATGTGTAGGCTACTGTTAGCCTATATCCTAGTCTTATTTTATTTCAAACAAACAGGCCTATTTACTGTAGCCTGTAGCCAATTCATTCCATTTCAATTATGTGGGCTTATCTGAAATGCCTAATGGTAATATTTTCTGTTCTGTCACAAAAGTCATGTTTTTCTATCGTCAGACTTCAATAAATAATGTAGTCTATTATAGGCTATATAATAATGCAGCAGGTACCATCATGTTCTTGCTTGCTTGCTTAAATTCATTCCCACGATTGAAACAAAACATACAATCAAATGATATGGATCAGTTAGATATAATATGCTATTTTATTTCATGATCCAAATGTGGGTCAGCGGCGCATAGCACATTAGAGCCTGAGAGCGTAAATAGCCAGAACAATGGCTTTCGCTTCCAGCTGCAGATGCGGTTTGATGCTAAAGGTTTACTTACCATCTCACTGTAAGCATCTTTGCTTAATCTTGGTGTGAGCTTTATAGTGCCCATGAAGACGAAAAAAAGGCCAAGAGCGAAAGAGAGGGCCACAATTGTTATCGTCCTCGGTGAAGCCATTTTCAGTGTTGTGTGTCCCGGTCCCCCCACCAACCTGTGTCTCCGCGCGGCCGCTATTTAGCGCAGGCCTATTCACTGAAACAACTGGCTGTAATGTATTCTCTCCTGTGAAGATGCTGAGGGGGGTGGGCTTCTCGAAGAGCGACAAAAATGGCGAAAGTTAATTTGTACACAGGGTCCAAGGTCCAAATGCCCAATTATGGAGCCCATACCAAGCAATATTATCAGCTTATATGTAATATAATTACAAAAATATAGGTGAATATATTACGAATGGATATTATTTGAACATAGTCCAACaagaaaacctttttttttatcaGAGTTTCTTTTCCAGCATGCATAAGTAAATAATAGCTAATACCGAATGAAATAGGAAACATGGTTACATATGGCTGAATTGTAGTTTGGGCTTAACCTATTGTTTGAACTGTTTTTGAATCTGGGTCAAGCAACAGAGCATTATCATCTTCAAGGTGAACAAACACAAGCACACTTCCAGGCATATGGTAAATTGTAAAGGACGCACGTGATTGTTTATTGtacatttcagttttgtatttgttCTTTCTTTAAATTGACCTGGTGGTGTTCTCTCTTAAAATTCTATTTTTCCTTTCACTGACCATTTTTTGTTGTTAAAAAACAACTTCTGTGAGACATTTTTCAAACAGTCATAAAAAGCAAATGAACATTACAAAAGcatgtcaccttttccatgaaaaTTACAATATAAACAGATAAACTTTATTCATATTTATAAGGAGGGATTCAAATATTTTGGCCAGTACATTGATCATGTTTGTAAACTGTTTACTTATACTGCAGAAAATTAAATAACCACTAATAAATACATATTTCATATAACATATTTTGGTAAGATAAaataaacacacatttctcagggGGTGCATTGGCTTTGCAGTTCCTGCACAGTAGCAGCTAAAAAAAACATCCATCAAGTATTTTGAAATTGTCCTTCAAAAGCCATTGAAAACTCCAGTTGTAATCCATAAATTAGAAATGTGAGGTAATATAATGAAAAGGAGGTTGTGGAAGAGTTGCAGGGCATGTCTCCCtctgtcaatcagtcagtcagtcaggtagctgtctgggtgggtgggtgggtgggtgggtgggtggtttgcAGGGAAGAGGCTGGGGGTGAGTCACTAAGGTGTCTCAGCTTGTTCATAAATCACTGGAGTGCTGCCCTTGCCAGGATAGCAGACTGCGTcatcacacactggacccaggACTCTCTCTCAGCCCGCTCCTCTCACTGGCCCTGATCATGTCGCTCTTTCAGAGCCAAAATGGCTTTTCGGTAAAGATCTATCAAGAAACAGGGAAATCACATATCTCAGACAGAGTCTCATTTTGGCGTTGCATTTCAGTGTGAGTTAAAAAGGAGAGACTGGGGGCTCACCAAAGGTCGCGGAGAGGTCAACTGGCTGGGAGTATGCTCCTGGCATCTTCTCAGAGTTTATCCTGTTCTTTTTCACTTTCACcacttttttcttcttcttcttcttgtcccCTTTATCAACAGATGAGAAAATGTGAACGTTATCAACTCAGATGCACATTTCAATATTCAAAAGTACTAATAACATGTTGTAACCTGTTAATAAATGATAAAACATGCTCCAAGACATTGGAGACagattgttgtgttgtttgaggaGCACAGCTACCTTTATTTGAGTTGTCTTTGTCTTCGTTGTCAACTGATTCTGGGAGCTCTTGGGTCTCTTCCTTCACTTTGGCTTTACGTTTCAGCTTCCTTCGTTTCGGAGGTATTAGGGGACTGTTGGCCTTCTCTTTCTGCACACTGTGTTCCGGGTCCGCCTCTGTGctaccttcctccccctcctcctcctccgcatTCTCTCCTTCGCTTTTCTCTTCTGTGTCCTTAATCTTCCCCTGTTGTTTCTTCTTTTTATTAAGCCTCTTTTTCAGAGTGCTCTCCTACAATAAACAAGGATTTTCAGTTGACATATTCCAGCAATGAAAATTAATGTGCATATCCAGATGTACTAAAACTAGTAGATTGCTTTACTACAAATAATACATTTGAATCTTGTCAAGATGAAATGGATCTACAACTAAAGATTATCAGTTGATTTGTACATTTCAATGTCGTTACCTTTTTCAAGATGTTTCGAATGGGTTGTAGTGAGGGGGTCTTGGGTCTTCGGTCCTTTTCTTGAGGGCTTTGTACTTTGCGAAGGTCATTTTTGCTGGCACGGATTCTACACAGAGACATTTCACATGAGAAAGGGTCCATGCCATGATCCTAACATAGGCCATGTCTTTGAAATAGTTCATGGATACATATTCTGTGAATGCTGTCAACACATTGGCCAAGACAGATGATATTCTGGGAGTCTAACTGAAggcacatcccactgggcacaccatgtcatttcaacgtggaaatGTGGATAATAATTGGTTGAgaagttgatcaatgagatttcaacctttatttaccgactcaaaaagacagacagaagTTTGGGAATTcaacaatgtgttatcactatgctttcaaccatctaaaaggacaacaaagttaaaatGGAAATACAATGTCAGacattttgtatttatacaacaacttaatgggttatcactgtgctttatctaatagcagaaccaaatggattgcagttgagattacattaaaagtacatagtgcaagtgatcaatgttgTTCAAGATTCTGcgcagattattacagcaattgtgaagatctccacagaccagCGAGctttgcatgctatcttgaacttgcacgctttctatgattacataagaagacataTATAGTTCCAGTAACCTCAACATTTGTCCATGGaagtgttactcattttaaggttgaataaatacggTTGCATTCGTTTGTAAGATAGCCTttactttaggctatttactgtactaGGAAAAGATTATTgatttgtgtttggttgacattgCAACCAAATGTCAACATTTAAAGGATATGCTTGGATAATTTCATttgagccactggcttaatcctattatttaacttgtatttttggtttatttggagacgtgaatccaacatataactTGTTTACTTGTCTGGAAATCTACCAATCCTCCAtcgttaacacaatggaaaggtcaaatgctttattatctaaacGTTGAAAGTGCGTGGGcaacggagagaaacaaaatggtgcagtttgaggccatgtggcaaAGAGTGATACGGCcactggagatgggggtgtgagcaggtgggtctgggcaggggcgATGTTGTGGATGTTTGTGTAAGTCTGTATGTTGTCATTTGTATGtatatgttttgtattgtaaAACAAAAAATCATAAATAAAATCTTTGAGCTAttgtttaataaaatatttaacaatagctgttgatgactttgcaaatgctatataggcTTAAATAGTATACCTGATGAAGTTGTACCTAATAAGTATGGTttcatttcatttgctctgttaaacctaccctttggaatgacttcaatAGCAACGGTGAATATATTTAGTTGTTAAGGGATCTATCAATaatcattctcacgatagcacattggtagtagtcagtgacaaatatcaaagctGGGCTTAGTTAAAACTCTGGATGGGGAACCAATTGTATAGCtttagatcaactctccagtaggaggtgctgctatttaaaaaaaattgtgtataggacgttgaagatctgacattgtttcaaaggtacaaattcaacatattttatacaggGTGTCTATCTTGAAAATGGTATTGTAACCTGAAATTTCACACTCAAAACGACAGTTTCCATTGATTACTTTTTAAAAAtccacgtcacaatacgttgacaaattacgttgaaacatttacatttacatttaagtcatttagcagacgctcttatccagagcgacttacaaagttgattcaaccagtttgtgccaatTGGGATAGTTATGGTCGCTCTTACCTTTCCTCTTTGGGCTTGCGGCTCCTCTCTATCTTCCCACGCCTGTCCCTCTCGTCTGGTGCTAGAGGTCTCCTGTCCCTGATGTCCCTGATTATGCGAGAACAGAGTTCTGGGTAATCCAGACTGACAGCACGCAGAAGCCAGCGAAGACCCCGCagtgtcttcctgtctgtccacctCCGCAGGTCCATTAAGGCTGAGCAAGGCTCCTAGAGCGAAAAGGCACAACATAATCAAATCTATGTAGCCTAcatgtatttctgtctgtctatgtatctAGCTGTCTcttgaacataataaacataatctgtctgtctgtttgcctgGCTGTCTGTTTGCctggctgtcagtttgtctggctgtcctgctgtctggctgtctgtctggctgtctgactATCTGGCGGTCTGTCTGGCtcttctgtc
The sequence above is drawn from the Salmo salar chromosome ssa05, Ssal_v3.1, whole genome shotgun sequence genome and encodes:
- the tmem35 gene encoding novel acetylcholine receptor chaperone gives rise to the protein MASPRTITIVALSFALGLFFVFMGTIKLTPRLSKDAYSEMKRAYKSYAKALPGLKKMGISSVLLRKIIGSLEVGCGVVLTLVPGRPKDVANFLLLLVMLAVLFFHQLVGDPLKRYAHALVFGILLTCRLLIARQSEDRPEREESREEHINVQEKNKVKQS
- the arl13a gene encoding ADP-ribosylation factor-like protein 13A gives rise to the protein MDTDILLWGLRRRWLPLCAPCSVSPQLNMFNLITNCCSWVSKIQQPIRKVNVLVVGLDKAGKTSTVRGMLRVPPVDVGPTHGCVRTELRVENFLVTLLDIGGAPEVRGSWRDLYGEVHGFIFVVDSSDRQRIKEVKELLTDLLKQPRVAGKPLLVLANKQDKMNALVGSEIIELLSLERLVNQSRSLCHIEPCSALMDLRRWTDRKTLRGLRWLLRAVSLDYPELCSRIIRDIRDRRPLAPDERDRRGKIERSRKPKEERIRASKNDLRKVQSPQEKDRRPKTPSLQPIRNILKKESTLKKRLNKKKKQQGKIKDTEEKSEGENAEEEEGEEGSTEADPEHSVQKEKANSPLIPPKRRKLKRKAKVKEETQELPESVDNEDKDNSNKGDKKKKKKKVVKVKKNRINSEKMPGAYSQPVDLSATFDLYRKAILALKERHDQGQ